Proteins from one bacterium genomic window:
- a CDS encoding TerC family protein: MTDLLTLENLLALVTLTGMEIVLGIDNIVFLAILTGKLPAAQQGKARRIGLFLAMLMRILLLLTLTWIMRLTTPLFAVLGHPVSGRDLILLVGGLFLIAKATWEIHDKLEVPEPHGPATAKVSSFGSAIAQIVALDIIFSLDSVLAAVGMARHLAVMIAAVVAAVGVMLVFADAVCRLIERHPTLKMLALSFLLLIGVMLVAEGSGQHVNKGYIYFAMAFSLGVELLNMRVRRHPAPQPAE; the protein is encoded by the coding sequence ATGACTGACCTGCTGACCCTCGAGAACCTCCTCGCCCTGGTCACCCTCACGGGCATGGAAATCGTCCTCGGCATCGACAACATCGTCTTCCTCGCCATCCTCACCGGCAAGCTCCCGGCCGCGCAGCAGGGCAAGGCGCGGCGCATCGGCCTCTTCCTCGCCATGCTCATGCGCATCCTCCTGCTCCTGACGCTCACCTGGATCATGCGCCTGACGACGCCCCTCTTCGCCGTCCTCGGGCACCCGGTCTCGGGACGCGACCTGATCCTGCTCGTCGGAGGGCTGTTCCTGATCGCGAAGGCCACGTGGGAGATCCACGACAAGCTCGAAGTCCCGGAGCCGCATGGGCCGGCGACCGCCAAGGTCTCGTCCTTCGGCTCGGCGATCGCGCAGATCGTCGCCCTAGACATCATCTTCTCGCTCGACTCGGTGCTCGCCGCCGTCGGGATGGCGCGCCACCTCGCGGTGATGATCGCGGCGGTGGTCGCCGCCGTCGGCGTGATGCTCGTCTTCGCCGACGCGGTCTGCCGCCTCATCGAGCGCCACCCGACGCTCAAGATGCTCGCCCTGTCGTTCCTGCTGCTCATCGGCGTGATGCTCGTGGCCGAGGGGTCGGGGCAGCACGTCAACAAGGGCTACATCTATTTCGCGATGGCCTTCTCGCTCGGCGTGGAGCTGCTGAACATGCGCGTGCGCCGGCACCCGGCGCCGCAGCCGGCGGAGTAG
- the trpE gene encoding anthranilate synthase component I has translation MFTPSKEVFRKKCKEGNLIPVTAEIMADLETPVSAFLKLGGGPYSFLLESVEGGGGSGRYSFLGTGPRTVFRAKGKRAEFLRDGEWDGNETGDPLALLQDELARYRVVPAEGLPPFAGGAVGFLSYDAVRWFERLPSRLKDDLELPDACFMLTDTLLAFDRYTNKITIIALAHVAGKPDAAYTKAVLAIQSVIEALKKPLPQDAVSYLGGSEQRGFKSKVSQPRFEKMVEAAKEHIRAGDILQAVLSLRFEAPLYTDPFALYRGLRVLNPSPYMFYLNFGDFALVGASPELMVKKVGMEATVRPIAGTRPRGASPEEDRHLERELRGDEKEKAEHVMLVDLGRNDLGRVCVPGSIKVADYMNVDRYSHVMHLVSTVTGQLKAGTTALDLVRATFPAGTVSGAPKIRAMEIIEELEPQRRGPYAGMVGYFDYSGNFDSAITIRTILAKEGRAYIQTGAGIVADSVAEREYQECKHKARALVRAVEMAQGA, from the coding sequence ATGTTCACACCTTCGAAGGAAGTCTTCAGGAAGAAGTGCAAGGAGGGGAACCTGATCCCGGTCACGGCCGAGATCATGGCCGACCTCGAGACGCCGGTCTCGGCGTTCCTCAAGCTCGGCGGCGGCCCGTACAGCTTCCTGCTCGAGAGCGTCGAGGGCGGGGGCGGCTCCGGCCGCTACTCCTTCCTCGGCACGGGGCCGCGCACGGTCTTCCGCGCCAAGGGCAAGCGGGCCGAGTTCCTGCGCGACGGCGAGTGGGACGGGAACGAGACGGGCGACCCGCTGGCCCTGCTCCAGGATGAGCTGGCGCGCTACCGCGTGGTGCCGGCCGAAGGGCTGCCGCCGTTCGCGGGCGGCGCGGTCGGCTTCCTCTCCTATGACGCGGTGCGGTGGTTCGAGCGGCTGCCCTCGCGGCTCAAGGACGACCTGGAGCTGCCGGACGCCTGCTTCATGCTCACGGACACGCTGCTGGCGTTCGACCGCTACACCAACAAGATCACGATCATCGCGCTCGCGCACGTCGCCGGGAAGCCGGACGCGGCCTACACGAAGGCGGTGCTCGCGATCCAGTCGGTGATCGAGGCGCTGAAGAAGCCGCTGCCCCAGGACGCGGTCTCCTACCTCGGCGGCTCGGAGCAGCGCGGCTTCAAGAGCAAGGTCTCGCAGCCGCGCTTCGAGAAGATGGTCGAGGCGGCCAAGGAGCACATCCGCGCCGGCGACATCCTCCAGGCGGTGCTCTCGCTGCGCTTCGAGGCGCCGCTCTACACCGACCCCTTCGCGCTGTACCGCGGCTTGCGCGTGCTCAACCCCTCGCCGTACATGTTCTACCTGAACTTCGGCGACTTCGCGCTCGTCGGCGCCTCCCCGGAGCTGATGGTGAAGAAGGTCGGCATGGAGGCCACCGTGCGGCCGATCGCGGGGACGCGCCCGCGCGGCGCCTCGCCCGAGGAGGACCGCCACCTCGAGCGCGAGTTGCGCGGCGACGAGAAGGAGAAGGCCGAGCACGTCATGCTCGTCGACCTCGGGCGCAACGACCTCGGCCGGGTCTGCGTGCCGGGCAGCATCAAGGTCGCCGACTACATGAACGTCGACCGCTACTCGCACGTCATGCACCTGGTCTCGACGGTCACCGGGCAGCTCAAGGCCGGGACGACCGCGCTCGATCTCGTGCGCGCCACGTTCCCCGCGGGCACCGTCAGCGGCGCGCCGAAAATCCGCGCGATGGAGATCATCGAGGAGCTCGAGCCGCAGCGCCGCGGCCCGTACGCGGGGATGGTCGGCTACTTCGACTACTCGGGGAACTTCGACTCGGCGATCACGATCCGCACGATCCTCGCCAAGGAGGGCCGCGCCTACATCCAGACCGGCGCCGGCATCGTCGCGGACTCGGTGGCCGAGCGCGAGTACCAGGAGTGCAAGCACAAGGCCCGCGCGCTGGTGCGCGCCGTCGAGATGGCGCAGGGCGCGTAA
- a CDS encoding bifunctional anthranilate synthase component II/anthranilate phosphoribosyltransferase, with protein sequence MILLIDNYDSFTYNLAQYLQELGREVTVYRNDALGLDAIRKLKPEAIVISPGPGDPDQAGISLEVIRELGGKVPILGVCLGMQCIGQAYGGRIVRAQRLMHGKTSMVRHDGRTIFSGLESPLEVGRYHSLVIDPASVPACLEVSARSEEGEIMAVRHRSLRVEGVQFHPESVLTPAGRRILYNFITGEESGMRVKEGIDQVISGKSLSQKEAEEMMRLIMEGEATPAQISALVTGLRLKGETVDEIAGFARAMRRKVTRIAAPGGLLVDVVGTGGDKSRSFNISTAAAFVAAGAGVRVAKHGNRSVSSQCGAADVLAAAGVNIMAPVSTVEKALKENGIAFFFAPLFHPAMKHALAPRREIGIRTVFNILGPLTNPAGAQAQVTGVYDADLTEKMAAVLGELGSQSAWVVHGLDGLDEITLTAKTKVSAFKDGKVKTFYIDPVQLGLEPCEPKDLVGGTAAENAAWLRAVLGGAKGPTRDVVLLNAAAVLVVAGAAKDLKEGLAKAAKSVDSGAALKKLDKLVKLTKSK encoded by the coding sequence ATGATCCTGCTGATCGACAACTACGATTCGTTCACCTACAACCTCGCGCAGTACCTCCAGGAACTGGGGCGCGAGGTCACCGTCTACCGCAACGACGCGCTCGGGCTCGACGCCATCCGCAAGCTCAAGCCGGAGGCGATCGTGATCTCGCCTGGCCCCGGCGACCCGGACCAGGCCGGCATCTCGCTGGAGGTGATCCGCGAGCTGGGCGGGAAGGTCCCGATCCTCGGCGTCTGCCTCGGGATGCAGTGCATCGGCCAGGCCTACGGCGGGCGCATCGTGCGCGCGCAGCGCCTGATGCACGGCAAGACCTCGATGGTGCGCCACGACGGGCGCACGATCTTCTCGGGGCTGGAGTCCCCGCTCGAGGTCGGCCGCTACCACTCGCTCGTCATCGACCCGGCGAGCGTCCCCGCCTGCCTCGAGGTCTCCGCGCGCAGCGAGGAGGGGGAGATCATGGCGGTGCGCCACCGCTCGCTGCGCGTCGAGGGCGTGCAGTTCCACCCCGAGTCGGTGCTGACCCCCGCCGGCCGGCGCATCCTCTACAACTTCATCACCGGCGAGGAGTCGGGGATGCGGGTCAAGGAGGGGATCGACCAGGTCATCTCCGGCAAGAGCCTCTCGCAGAAGGAGGCCGAGGAGATGATGCGCCTGATCATGGAGGGCGAGGCGACGCCGGCGCAGATCTCGGCCCTGGTCACCGGCCTGCGGCTCAAGGGCGAGACGGTCGACGAGATCGCCGGGTTTGCGCGGGCGATGCGCCGCAAGGTCACCAGGATCGCGGCGCCGGGCGGCCTGCTCGTGGACGTCGTCGGCACCGGCGGCGACAAGTCGCGCTCGTTCAACATCTCGACCGCGGCGGCGTTCGTCGCGGCCGGCGCGGGCGTGCGCGTCGCCAAGCACGGCAACCGCTCGGTTTCCTCGCAGTGCGGCGCCGCCGACGTGCTCGCGGCGGCGGGCGTGAACATCATGGCGCCGGTGTCGACGGTGGAGAAGGCGCTCAAGGAGAACGGCATCGCCTTCTTCTTCGCGCCGCTGTTCCACCCGGCGATGAAGCACGCGCTCGCGCCGCGCCGCGAGATCGGCATCCGGACGGTCTTCAACATCCTCGGGCCGCTCACGAACCCCGCCGGCGCGCAGGCGCAGGTGACCGGGGTCTACGATGCCGACCTGACCGAGAAGATGGCGGCGGTGCTCGGCGAGCTCGGCTCGCAGTCGGCCTGGGTGGTGCATGGTCTGGACGGCCTGGACGAGATCACGCTGACCGCGAAGACCAAGGTCTCGGCGTTCAAGGACGGGAAGGTGAAGACCTTCTACATCGATCCGGTGCAGCTCGGTCTCGAGCCGTGCGAGCCGAAGGACCTCGTGGGCGGCACGGCCGCGGAGAACGCGGCGTGGCTGCGCGCGGTGCTCGGCGGCGCGAAGGGGCCGACCCGCGATGTGGTGCTGCTCAACGCGGCGGCCGTGCTCGTGGTGGCCGGCGCGGCGAAGGACCTCAAGGAGGGGCTGGCGAAGGCGGCCAAGAGCGTGGACTCGGGCGCGGCGCTCAAGAAGCTGGACAAGCTCGTGAAGCTGACGAAGTCCAAGTAA
- the trpC gene encoding indole-3-glycerol phosphate synthase TrpC, with protein MNEPTSFLTKMRPLQEQRVREAKARRSTAALAALISRRPAPKDFAAALRRGPGDPVRLIAEVKKASPSAGSIREGDPLFFARAMAGGGAAAISVLTEERFFGGSRDDLARVAAGVPVPVMRKDFLVDPYQLLEARAAGAAAALLIVAMLTDTELAAMLREAAALGLSALVEVHDGAELQRALAAGAGIVGINNRNLKTLQVDVETTYALRPLVPAGTIVVSESGQRTRADLERLAAAGVDAVLIGEAIMRADNPEAKVHELLGTKENPFLAAEFEKRLRDPERYRQ; from the coding sequence GTGAACGAGCCCACGAGCTTCCTCACGAAGATGCGCCCGCTGCAGGAGCAGCGCGTGCGCGAGGCGAAGGCGCGGCGGTCGACCGCCGCGCTCGCCGCCCTGATCAGCCGGCGGCCGGCGCCGAAGGACTTCGCCGCGGCGCTGCGGCGCGGGCCAGGCGACCCGGTGCGCCTGATCGCCGAGGTGAAGAAGGCCTCGCCGTCGGCAGGCTCGATCCGCGAGGGCGACCCGCTCTTCTTCGCGCGGGCCATGGCGGGCGGCGGTGCGGCGGCGATCTCGGTGCTCACCGAGGAGCGCTTCTTCGGCGGCTCGCGCGACGATCTGGCGCGGGTGGCCGCCGGCGTGCCGGTCCCGGTGATGCGCAAGGACTTCCTCGTCGACCCCTACCAGCTCCTCGAGGCGCGGGCCGCCGGGGCCGCGGCGGCGCTGCTCATCGTCGCCATGCTCACGGACACGGAGCTGGCGGCCATGCTGCGCGAGGCGGCGGCGCTCGGGCTCTCGGCGCTCGTCGAGGTGCACGACGGCGCCGAGCTGCAGCGGGCGCTCGCCGCCGGGGCGGGGATCGTCGGGATCAACAACCGCAACCTCAAGACGCTGCAGGTCGACGTGGAGACGACGTACGCGCTGCGGCCGCTGGTGCCGGCGGGGACGATCGTCGTCAGCGAAAGCGGGCAGCGCACGCGCGCCGACCTCGAGCGGCTGGCGGCGGCGGGCGTCGACGCCGTGCTCATCGGCGAGGCGATCATGCGGGCCGACAACCCCGAGGCGAAGGTCCACGAGCTGCTCGGCACGAAGGAGAACCCCTTCCTGGCCGCGGAGTTCGAGAAGCGGCTGCGCGACCCGGAGCGTTACCGGCAGTGA
- a CDS encoding phosphoribosylanthranilate isomerase translates to MTKVKICGLTNLADAVAAAEAGADFLGFVFAAGPRRLDPAAARGFWDRLPRGVRTVAVFRDQSVANVEAVLAQVRPDYLQFHGRETPGFCRLFELPVIRALPARTAADLEIAAAFVEVAAFFLVDLPKGDAGALPPEVARAAVRLPRPVFLAGGLDPATVGGVVAEFRPFGVDVARGVESAPGIKDHARVREFVRNARQGGYGA, encoded by the coding sequence GTGACGAAGGTGAAGATCTGCGGCCTGACCAACCTGGCCGACGCGGTCGCGGCGGCCGAGGCGGGCGCGGACTTCCTCGGGTTCGTCTTCGCGGCCGGCCCGCGCCGCCTCGACCCGGCGGCGGCGCGCGGCTTCTGGGACCGCCTGCCCCGGGGCGTGCGCACCGTGGCCGTCTTCCGGGATCAATCGGTGGCCAACGTGGAGGCGGTCCTCGCCCAGGTGCGGCCGGACTACCTCCAGTTCCACGGCAGGGAGACGCCGGGCTTCTGCCGGCTCTTCGAGCTGCCGGTGATCCGGGCGTTGCCGGCGCGCACGGCGGCCGACCTGGAGATCGCCGCCGCCTTCGTCGAGGTCGCGGCGTTCTTCCTCGTCGACCTGCCCAAGGGCGACGCCGGGGCGCTGCCGCCGGAGGTCGCGCGCGCCGCGGTGCGCCTGCCCCGGCCGGTGTTCCTCGCGGGCGGGCTGGACCCGGCGACCGTCGGCGGGGTGGTCGCGGAGTTCCGGCCCTTCGGTGTGGACGTGGCCCGCGGCGTGGAGTCGGCGCCCGGGATCAAGGACCATGCGCGGGTGCGGGAGTTCGTGCGAAACGCCAGGCAGGGGGGCTACGGAGCGTGA
- the trpB gene encoding tryptophan synthase subunit beta, which translates to MSGQARPGYYGTWGGAFIPEVLHETFQELNAAFAAAQADPSFWQEYVRLMATYSCRPTPLTYCENLTRHFGGARIFVKREDLNHTGAHKANNVMGQGLLVRRMGKTRVIAETGAGQHGVATATMAAKFGYGCTIYMGAEDVERQRPNVFWMEKLGAEVVPVTAGARTLKDAINEAFRDWVGRMDDTHYVMGTVCGPHPFPAMVAWFQSIIGREARGQVLAQAGRLPARVYACVGGGSNAMGIFQGFLGDPQVQLVGVEAGGKGLATGMHAARVAGGHGSPGVAQGYKTLFLQNADGQMLDTHSVAAGLDYVGVSPIIADLAGAGRVRMEAATDAEVLAALDLTMKREGIIPALESAHAFVQAFKEAGSLAPEECVVVNMSGRGDKDIFTIAHAFDDPSWKRFIREKGAAYAAE; encoded by the coding sequence ATGAGCGGACAGGCGAGACCAGGCTACTACGGCACGTGGGGCGGGGCCTTCATCCCCGAGGTGCTGCACGAGACGTTCCAGGAGCTGAATGCCGCGTTCGCGGCGGCGCAGGCCGACCCATCCTTCTGGCAGGAGTACGTCCGGCTCATGGCGACCTACTCCTGCCGGCCGACGCCGCTGACCTATTGCGAGAACCTGACGCGGCACTTCGGCGGCGCGCGCATCTTCGTCAAGCGCGAGGACCTCAACCACACCGGCGCGCACAAGGCGAACAACGTCATGGGCCAGGGGCTGCTCGTGCGGCGCATGGGCAAGACGCGCGTGATCGCCGAGACCGGCGCCGGCCAGCACGGGGTCGCCACCGCCACGATGGCCGCGAAGTTCGGCTACGGCTGCACGATCTACATGGGCGCCGAGGACGTCGAGCGCCAGCGTCCCAACGTCTTCTGGATGGAGAAGCTCGGCGCCGAGGTCGTGCCGGTGACCGCCGGGGCGCGCACGCTCAAGGACGCGATCAACGAGGCCTTCCGCGACTGGGTCGGGCGCATGGACGACACGCACTACGTCATGGGCACGGTCTGCGGCCCGCACCCCTTCCCGGCGATGGTCGCGTGGTTCCAGTCGATCATCGGGCGCGAGGCGCGCGGGCAGGTCCTCGCGCAGGCCGGCCGGCTCCCAGCAAGGGTCTACGCCTGCGTCGGCGGCGGCTCCAACGCCATGGGCATCTTCCAGGGCTTCCTCGGCGACCCGCAGGTGCAGCTCGTGGGCGTCGAGGCCGGCGGCAAGGGGTTGGCGACCGGGATGCACGCGGCGCGCGTCGCCGGCGGCCACGGCTCGCCGGGGGTGGCGCAGGGGTACAAGACCCTCTTTCTCCAGAACGCCGACGGCCAGATGCTGGATACGCACTCGGTGGCGGCGGGGCTCGACTACGTCGGCGTCTCGCCGATCATCGCCGACCTCGCGGGCGCCGGCCGCGTCCGGATGGAGGCGGCCACCGACGCCGAGGTGCTCGCGGCGCTGGATCTGACCATGAAGCGCGAGGGGATCATCCCCGCGCTCGAGTCGGCGCACGCCTTCGTGCAGGCCTTCAAGGAGGCGGGGAGCCTGGCGCCGGAGGAGTGCGTCGTCGTCAACATGTCCGGCCGCGGCGACAAGGACATCTTCACCATCGCGCACGCCTTCGACGACCCGTCGTGGAAGCGCTTCATCCGCGAGAAGGGAGCCGCGTATGCTGCAGAATAA
- the trpA gene encoding tryptophan synthase subunit alpha, which yields MLQNKVHEALQRRDIALMTHLVLGYPSFEANRQVIAQMAAAGVELVELQIPFSEPVADGPVIARACQESLARGTSVAACLEFAAQAAAGHPKVSFLIMTYYNIVFRFGEEAFLERARRARIRGLIVPDLPLEEGADFYRAARRAGIDPIMIFAPTSTDARMHEIESVADGFVYCVARRGVTGAETTFGAELDAYLGRCRAATDLPLAVGFGIRGRDDVAHLVGAADIAVIGSETIRIVDERGPEAVRPFLEGLR from the coding sequence ATGCTGCAGAATAAGGTCCACGAAGCGCTCCAGCGGCGCGACATCGCGCTGATGACGCACCTCGTGCTCGGCTATCCCTCGTTCGAGGCCAACCGGCAGGTGATTGCCCAGATGGCCGCCGCGGGTGTGGAGCTGGTCGAACTGCAGATCCCGTTCTCGGAGCCCGTGGCCGACGGCCCGGTCATCGCGCGCGCCTGCCAGGAGTCGCTCGCGCGCGGCACCAGCGTGGCCGCCTGCCTCGAGTTCGCCGCGCAGGCGGCCGCCGGGCACCCGAAGGTCTCGTTCCTGATCATGACCTACTACAACATCGTCTTTCGCTTCGGAGAGGAGGCGTTCCTCGAGCGCGCCCGCCGCGCGCGCATCCGGGGCCTGATCGTCCCCGATCTGCCGCTCGAGGAGGGCGCGGACTTCTACCGCGCCGCGCGCCGCGCCGGGATCGACCCGATCATGATCTTCGCGCCGACGAGCACGGACGCGCGGATGCACGAGATCGAGAGCGTGGCCGACGGCTTCGTCTACTGCGTCGCGCGCCGCGGCGTCACCGGCGCGGAGACCACGTTTGGCGCGGAGCTCGACGCCTACCTGGGGCGGTGCCGGGCGGCCACCGACCTGCCGCTGGCCGTCGGCTTCGGCATCCGCGGCCGCGACGACGTCGCACACCTGGTCGGCGCGGCGGACATCGCGGTCATCGGCTCGGAGACGATCCGTATCGTGGACGAGCGCGGCCCCGAGGCCGTCCGGCCGTTCCTCGAGGGTCTGCGCTAG
- a CDS encoding ABC transporter substrate-binding protein has protein sequence MRKTCVLLSVLALAVALPFAAAAAEFKLVVPLPLTGKTANFGEIMKKSYEMAAEEINAAGGIKGAKLVLGFEDSTGKPEIARSIVEKLIEGKQPVVVGEYTSACAKAVAAVAEERKTPYLVVASADDAITRQNYRYVFRQNQVNAHYADALVNFLGEVARPKTIAILYESTAFGTSGADAMENDAKKNGIEVLLKEKYEAGAPDFKPILSKVKSLSPDVVYMVSYVMDASLLMKQIKELRLDAKLFAGGAAGFAIPEFIVNAKDAAEYVISATLWTPDVKYKGAKEFAEKYKAKYQDYPSYHGASAYAALYVLKAAMTAAKDWTPDGIRDGLKAVSLETAFGPVKFEDKEGYQNQNFVETLAIQIQGGRFETVWPKVHASKPYIYPTPAWRDRK, from the coding sequence ATGAGGAAGACCTGCGTTCTGCTGTCCGTCCTGGCCCTCGCCGTCGCGCTGCCGTTCGCCGCGGCGGCCGCGGAGTTCAAGCTCGTCGTCCCGCTGCCGCTCACCGGGAAGACCGCGAATTTCGGCGAGATCATGAAGAAGTCCTACGAAATGGCCGCCGAGGAGATCAACGCCGCCGGAGGCATCAAGGGCGCGAAGCTGGTGCTCGGTTTCGAGGACTCCACCGGCAAGCCGGAGATCGCCCGGTCGATCGTCGAGAAGCTCATCGAGGGCAAGCAGCCGGTGGTCGTCGGCGAGTACACCTCGGCCTGCGCGAAGGCCGTCGCCGCGGTGGCCGAGGAGCGCAAGACCCCGTACCTGGTCGTCGCGAGCGCCGACGACGCGATCACCAGGCAGAACTACCGGTACGTCTTCCGCCAGAACCAGGTGAACGCGCACTACGCCGACGCCCTGGTGAACTTCCTGGGCGAGGTCGCCAGGCCGAAGACCATCGCGATCCTCTACGAGAGCACCGCGTTCGGCACCTCCGGCGCCGACGCGATGGAGAACGACGCGAAGAAGAACGGCATCGAGGTCCTGCTCAAGGAGAAGTACGAGGCCGGCGCCCCGGACTTCAAGCCGATCCTCTCCAAGGTCAAGTCGCTCTCGCCGGACGTCGTCTACATGGTCTCCTACGTCATGGACGCCTCGCTGCTCATGAAGCAGATCAAGGAGCTGCGCCTCGACGCGAAGCTCTTCGCCGGCGGCGCCGCCGGCTTCGCGATCCCCGAGTTCATCGTCAACGCCAAGGACGCCGCGGAGTACGTCATCAGCGCGACGCTCTGGACCCCGGACGTCAAGTACAAGGGCGCGAAGGAATTCGCCGAGAAGTACAAGGCGAAGTACCAGGACTACCCCTCGTACCACGGGGCCTCGGCCTACGCCGCCCTCTACGTGCTCAAGGCCGCGATGACCGCCGCCAAGGACTGGACGCCGGACGGGATTCGCGACGGGCTCAAGGCCGTGAGTCTCGAGACGGCGTTCGGCCCGGTGAAGTTCGAGGACAAGGAGGGCTACCAGAACCAGAACTTCGTCGAGACCCTGGCGATCCAGATCCAGGGGGGGCGGTTCGAGACGGTCTGGCCGAAGGTCCACGCGAGCAAGCCGTACATCTACCCCACTCCCGCATGGCGGGACCGCAAGTAG
- a CDS encoding branched-chain amino acid ABC transporter permease, protein MTAPQVEVLLQTLISGLLLGGLYALIGLGMTIIMGVMKIINLAHGELMMVGMYVAYVLFSRAHVDPYLSILVAAPLLFVLGMALQKFLINPVLKVDAILPENQVILTVGIGMVLANLATIIFQSDYRTTPVDYATKAWYLSDYWRAAPIELSLSFPWTVSFLFAVGITAGLWFFLARTDTGKSIRATAQDRDAALLMGVNVERMRVVTFGLGSALVGAAGCLFLPIYYLYPDVGGQFTLTGFVITIIGGLGSTFGAILGGLILGVFESLTATYVGMGWAPVGRFLIFIAVLIFIPGGVASLLRRRKLGK, encoded by the coding sequence GTGACCGCGCCGCAGGTCGAGGTTCTGCTGCAGACCCTGATCTCGGGCCTGCTGCTCGGGGGCCTCTACGCCCTGATCGGGCTCGGCATGACGATCATCATGGGCGTGATGAAGATCATCAACCTCGCCCACGGGGAGTTGATGATGGTCGGGATGTACGTGGCCTACGTCCTGTTCTCCCGGGCCCACGTCGACCCCTACCTCTCCATTCTCGTCGCCGCCCCGCTGCTCTTCGTCCTCGGGATGGCGCTGCAGAAATTCCTGATCAACCCGGTGCTCAAGGTCGACGCGATCCTCCCGGAGAACCAGGTCATCCTCACCGTCGGGATCGGCATGGTGCTCGCGAACCTCGCGACGATCATCTTCCAGTCGGACTACCGGACGACCCCCGTGGATTACGCGACGAAGGCCTGGTACCTCTCGGACTACTGGCGCGCGGCGCCCATCGAGCTCTCCCTGTCGTTCCCCTGGACGGTCTCCTTTCTCTTCGCCGTGGGGATCACGGCGGGGCTCTGGTTCTTCCTCGCGCGCACGGACACCGGCAAGTCGATCCGCGCGACGGCCCAGGACCGGGACGCGGCGCTGCTGATGGGCGTGAACGTCGAGCGCATGCGCGTCGTGACCTTCGGGCTCGGCTCGGCGCTCGTCGGCGCCGCCGGCTGCCTCTTCCTCCCGATCTACTACCTCTACCCGGACGTCGGCGGCCAGTTCACCCTCACCGGCTTCGTCATCACGATCATCGGGGGGCTGGGCTCGACCTTCGGGGCGATCCTCGGCGGGCTGATCCTCGGGGTCTTCGAGTCCCTGACCGCGACCTACGTCGGGATGGGCTGGGCGCCGGTCGGCAGGTTCCTGATCTTCATCGCCGTGCTGATCTTCATCCCCGGCGGCGTCGCCTCGCTGCTGCGCCGCAGGAAGCTCGGCAAGTGA
- a CDS encoding branched-chain amino acid ABC transporter permease has translation MKSRLPPLVLALLAAVPAISLVPGVNANYWLHNFILVVMWSVIGMSWNLLSGYCGQVSFGHAAFFGIGAYTAGLLYTKLGISAWWGIGATIPVVGLAALVIGFICLRLRGPFFALATIAVGVILRVVAENLTGFTGGDLGIMIRERTWVEKTWYYYIILALAAGTFWFVERVASSRLGYYFVAIREDQDAAESLGIDTTLYKTVALVLSAVLAGFAGAFYTNYMGYIDPKVVFALHDISVMAIMVVMVGGVATRWGPIVGAVIMILLAELIRTIPKIGSAHHTVFGILLIVVIIFLPNGVVGDAAKLRRLLRPGRAA, from the coding sequence GTGAAGAGCCGCCTCCCCCCGCTCGTGCTCGCGCTCCTGGCCGCGGTGCCGGCGATCTCGCTCGTGCCCGGGGTCAACGCCAACTACTGGCTCCACAACTTCATCCTCGTCGTGATGTGGTCCGTGATCGGCATGTCCTGGAACCTCCTCTCCGGCTACTGCGGGCAGGTCTCCTTCGGCCACGCCGCGTTCTTCGGGATCGGGGCCTACACCGCCGGCCTGCTCTACACGAAGCTCGGCATCTCGGCCTGGTGGGGGATCGGGGCCACGATCCCGGTCGTCGGTCTGGCCGCCCTCGTCATCGGCTTCATCTGCCTGCGCCTGCGCGGCCCGTTCTTCGCGCTGGCGACGATCGCCGTCGGCGTGATCCTGCGCGTCGTCGCCGAGAACCTGACCGGGTTCACGGGCGGCGACCTCGGCATCATGATCCGCGAGCGCACCTGGGTCGAGAAGACCTGGTACTACTACATCATCCTGGCGCTGGCGGCCGGGACCTTCTGGTTCGTCGAGCGCGTCGCCTCCTCCCGGCTGGGCTACTACTTCGTCGCGATCCGCGAGGACCAGGACGCGGCCGAGTCGCTCGGCATCGACACCACGCTCTACAAGACGGTCGCGCTCGTGCTCAGCGCCGTGCTCGCCGGCTTCGCCGGGGCCTTCTACACCAACTACATGGGCTACATCGACCCCAAGGTCGTCTTCGCGCTGCACGACATCTCGGTGATGGCGATCATGGTCGTCATGGTCGGGGGCGTGGCCACGCGCTGGGGGCCGATCGTCGGCGCCGTGATCATGATCCTGCTCGCCGAGCTGATCCGCACGATCCCGAAGATCGGCTCGGCGCACCACACGGTGTTCGGCATCCTGCTGATCGTCGTGATCATCTTCCTGCCGAACGGGGTGGTCGGCGACGCGGCGAAGCTGCGGCGGCTGCTGCGCCCCGGGAGGGCCGCGTGA